In Methanosphaera sp. ISO3-F5, a genomic segment contains:
- the cobT gene encoding nicotinate mononucleotide-dependent phosphoribosyltransferase CobT produces the protein MVDNVKIFGSDKVLKELEKSENMVFACVLGNTEVSKIEGISGAGGSPEMTPYTPALDVELMLRNAALSLPEIAITESDEVPAPTPGVLTKTTYELLDMPFVAISAGLEVEPKTSFISLNGQPGGDLREGKGVPNPKEIFDNAVETGKLLSQLADHIMIGESTPAGTTTAQGVLTALGYDVEGKISGCMMHNPHELKTSVVNAALEKNNVKPGDLKDDAFKAVEIAGDPTIIAAAGLAIGSSVPVTLAGGTQMTAVIAVIKSIKPDFDFSNIAIATTVYVANDETSDILDIVNQIADVAVYAADPKMENSTHPGLASFAKGSVKEGVGAGGSVLYAYLKGITPEEYLSKLEEITRAVFG, from the coding sequence ATGGTAGACAATGTCAAAATATTCGGATCAGACAAAGTATTAAAAGAACTAGAAAAATCAGAAAACATGGTATTTGCATGTGTACTCGGTAACACAGAAGTATCAAAAATTGAAGGAATCAGTGGAGCAGGTGGAAGTCCAGAAATGACACCATACACTCCAGCTTTAGATGTTGAGTTAATGCTAAGAAATGCAGCATTAAGTCTCCCAGAAATTGCAATCACAGAAAGTGATGAAGTACCTGCACCAACCCCTGGAGTACTTACAAAAACAACATATGAATTATTAGATATGCCTTTTGTAGCAATAAGTGCAGGACTTGAAGTTGAACCAAAAACATCATTCATAAGCTTAAACGGTCAACCAGGTGGAGACCTAAGAGAAGGAAAAGGAGTTCCAAATCCTAAGGAAATATTTGATAATGCAGTAGAAACTGGTAAACTTTTATCACAACTTGCTGACCATATAATGATTGGAGAATCAACACCAGCTGGTACAACAACAGCACAGGGAGTTCTTACAGCACTTGGTTATGATGTTGAAGGAAAAATTAGTGGATGTATGATGCATAACCCTCATGAACTTAAAACAAGTGTTGTGAATGCTGCACTGGAAAAGAATAATGTTAAACCTGGAGACTTGAAAGATGATGCATTTAAAGCAGTAGAAATAGCTGGTGATCCAACAATTATTGCTGCAGCTGGATTAGCAATTGGTAGTAGTGTTCCAGTAACACTTGCTGGTGGTACACAGATGACAGCTGTAATAGCAGTTATTAAGTCCATTAAACCAGACTTTGACTTCTCTAACATTGCAATTGCAACTACAGTTTATGTAGCAAATGATGAAACTAGTGACATTTTAGACATTGTTAACCAGATAGCTGATGTGGCAGTTTATGCAGCTGATCCTAAGATGGAAAATTCTACCCACCCTGGACTTGCAAGTTTTGCTAAAGGATCAGTTAAAGAGGGAGTAGGTGCTGGTGGAAGCGTGTTATATGCTTACCTTAAAGGTATTACACCTGAGGAATATCTAAGTAAACTTGAAGAAATTACAAGAGCTGTTTTCGGATAA
- a CDS encoding branched-chain amino acid transaminase gives MAFDESGKIWFNGELVDWKDAQIHVLSHVVHYGSSVFEGLRCYDTEQGPAVFRLRDHMQRLINSGKVYRMEIPYTLDELCDAVKETVKANNLKSCYIRPIAFRGYKELGVYPLNCPMETVIAAWEWGQYLGEDALEQGIDICTSTWRKMAPDTMPNMAKAGSNYMNSQLAKMESVANGYSESIVLNYNGDIGEGSGENLFMIENGVIYTPDIGSSVLNGITRNTVIQIAKDLGYEVREERIPRERVYTADELFFTGTAAELSPIRSVDQIKIGEGKRGPITKELQDSLFNIINNKVEDKYGWLDFI, from the coding sequence ATGGCATTCGATGAATCAGGAAAAATATGGTTTAACGGTGAACTAGTAGACTGGAAAGATGCACAAATACATGTATTATCACACGTAGTACACTATGGTTCAAGTGTATTCGAAGGTTTAAGATGCTATGATACCGAACAAGGACCAGCAGTATTTAGATTACGAGATCATATGCAAAGATTAATTAACTCAGGAAAAGTATATAGGATGGAAATTCCATACACACTTGACGAATTATGTGATGCAGTAAAAGAAACAGTAAAAGCTAACAACTTAAAATCATGTTATATTAGACCAATAGCATTTAGAGGTTACAAGGAACTGGGAGTATATCCATTAAACTGTCCTATGGAAACAGTTATTGCTGCTTGGGAATGGGGACAATACCTCGGAGAAGATGCATTAGAACAAGGAATAGATATATGTACTTCAACCTGGAGAAAAATGGCACCAGACACAATGCCAAACATGGCAAAAGCAGGATCAAACTATATGAACTCACAACTAGCAAAAATGGAATCAGTAGCTAATGGATATAGTGAAAGTATTGTACTAAACTATAATGGAGACATTGGTGAAGGAAGTGGAGAAAACCTTTTCATGATAGAAAATGGAGTAATATACACACCAGACATAGGTTCAAGCGTACTGAATGGTATAACAAGAAATACCGTTATCCAAATTGCTAAAGATTTAGGTTATGAAGTAAGAGAAGAACGTATACCAAGAGAAAGAGTTTATACTGCTGATGAATTATTCTTCACAGGCACTGCAGCAGAATTATCTCCAATAAGAAGCGTGGATCAGATAAAAATTGGTGAAGGAAAACGTGGTCCTATCACTAAAGAATTACAAGACTCTTTATTTAATATAATAAACAACAAAGTAGAAGATAAATATGGTTGGTTAGACTTCATATAA
- the ilvC gene encoding ketol-acid reductoisomerase: MKVYYDDDVTTNVLEGKTIAVIGYGSQGRGQSLNMHDSGLNVVMGLREGGSSWKKAEADGLTVKSIEEAAKEADIIHILIPDEFQKDVYETQIKPYVEAGNTISFSHGYNIHFKRIRVPEDVNVTMIAPKGPGSKVRQTYEEGFGIPGLIAVEQDATGEAFDIAIEMAKAVGLTRAGVIETTYREETETDLFGEQVVLCGGLTALIKAGFETLVEGGYQPEMAYFETCHEMKLIIDLIYEKGFKNMWQDVSNTAEFGGLTRRDRIITEEAKQNMKDILREIQDGSFATEFAVEGASAYPKLYAQRRLEGDLLIETVGKNLRTACGLEKEE, from the coding sequence ATGAAAGTATATTATGACGACGATGTAACAACAAATGTTTTAGAAGGAAAAACTATCGCAGTTATCGGATACGGTAGTCAAGGAAGAGGACAATCATTAAACATGCATGACAGTGGATTAAATGTTGTGATGGGTTTACGTGAAGGTGGAAGCTCATGGAAAAAAGCAGAAGCTGACGGACTTACAGTAAAAAGTATTGAAGAAGCAGCAAAAGAAGCAGATATCATCCACATATTAATTCCTGATGAATTTCAGAAAGATGTTTACGAAACCCAGATTAAACCATATGTAGAAGCAGGAAACACAATCTCCTTCTCACACGGATACAACATACATTTCAAACGTATAAGAGTACCTGAAGATGTTAACGTTACAATGATTGCACCTAAAGGTCCAGGATCTAAAGTAAGACAAACCTACGAAGAAGGATTCGGTATCCCTGGTTTAATTGCAGTAGAACAAGATGCTACCGGTGAAGCATTTGATATTGCAATAGAAATGGCAAAAGCTGTTGGTCTTACAAGAGCAGGTGTAATTGAAACTACTTACAGAGAAGAAACAGAAACTGACTTATTCGGTGAACAAGTAGTTCTTTGTGGTGGATTAACAGCACTTATTAAAGCAGGATTTGAAACACTTGTTGAAGGAGGTTACCAACCTGAAATGGCTTACTTCGAAACATGTCACGAAATGAAACTTATCATCGACTTAATCTATGAAAAAGGTTTCAAAAACATGTGGCAAGATGTAAGTAACACCGCAGAATTTGGTGGATTAACAAGAAGAGACAGAATTATCACAGAAGAAGCTAAACAAAACATGAAAGATATCCTCAGAGAAATCCAGGATGGTTCATTTGCAACAGAGTTTGCTGTAGAAGGTGCAAGTGCATATCCTAAACTCTATGCACAAAGAAGATTAGAAGGAGACCTTTTAATCGAAACTGTTGGTAAAAACTTAAGAACAGCTTGTGGTTTAGAAAAAGAAGAATAG
- a CDS encoding methanogenesis marker 12 protein produces the protein MKYYMGMDHGTTAVSFQVIDENREHVAHFKLNRDKLSNNDINFEDTLTEYIDPEKIKLLAMTYAMGDSIKYITPIEKVKHKGILSINGAGKVTGGGSKVYDEIVSLNIPSILIPGLHRNTECLDKRFRASYSHCASSEKVSLSYYAYQKTGWKNMIIADISSNTVCILVEDGKIRGAMDACIGAMGFIHGPIDLGMIRDIDEGRKTANECFSHAGISKIANINSKVNNVKNDLIKKAENHDEDALLAIDSLVMSVVMEIYGLYGIMENDIDGIILTGSGGCMTKPVNISSMIKEKVEKIAPVQVLTPKSGALGSSYIAYDIIENNKEEIMGIKVIK, from the coding sequence ATGAAATATTATATGGGTATGGATCATGGAACTACTGCTGTTAGTTTCCAAGTGATAGATGAAAACAGAGAACACGTCGCACATTTTAAACTTAACAGGGACAAACTTTCAAATAATGATATCAACTTTGAAGATACATTAACTGAATACATCGACCCCGAGAAGATTAAATTATTAGCAATGACATACGCCATGGGTGATTCAATCAAATACATCACACCAATAGAAAAAGTTAAACACAAGGGAATACTCTCCATAAACGGAGCAGGAAAAGTAACCGGGGGAGGAAGCAAAGTATACGATGAAATAGTATCCCTAAACATACCATCCATCCTGATACCAGGACTACACAGAAATACAGAATGTCTAGATAAACGTTTCAGGGCAAGTTACTCACACTGTGCAAGCAGCGAAAAAGTAAGTCTCAGCTACTATGCCTACCAGAAAACCGGTTGGAAAAATATGATTATAGCAGACATCAGCTCCAACACAGTATGCATACTAGTAGAAGACGGAAAAATCAGGGGAGCCATGGATGCATGTATAGGAGCTATGGGATTCATTCACGGACCAATAGATCTAGGCATGATACGTGACATTGACGAAGGCAGAAAAACAGCAAACGAATGCTTCTCCCATGCAGGAATTTCCAAAATAGCAAACATAAACTCAAAAGTAAATAATGTGAAAAACGACCTGATAAAAAAAGCAGAGAATCATGATGAAGATGCACTATTAGCCATAGACTCATTAGTAATGAGTGTGGTCATGGAAATATACGGACTATACGGTATTATGGAAAACGATATTGATGGAATAATACTTACAGGATCAGGTGGCTGCATGACAAAACCAGTAAACATAAGCAGCATGATTAAAGAAAAAGTTGAAAAAATTGCACCAGTACAAGTATTAACACCAAAAAGTGGAGCCCTAGGCAGTAGCTATATTGCATATGACATTATAGAAAACAATAAAGAAGAAATAATGGGAATTAAGGTAATTAAATAG
- a CDS encoding GNAT family N-acetyltransferase, which translates to MKYVNFNPQIHDMDTIATLQYNVDFRTYDKLFNSKEKAISAIKKSLKEDDCIKVIYKNEKVIGLLITYTRNKKPKFHFSSLKLLFIAILDYFVICDIKKDDIYIAEIAIVENQRSKGYGTKVIKDVIDYARKKGYKRVILDADFRNLKAKALYERLGFKVFNKKSFLKRGMYNMEYEIS; encoded by the coding sequence ATGAAATATGTGAATTTCAATCCACAAATACATGACATGGATACAATTGCAACATTACAATATAATGTAGATTTTAGAACTTATGATAAGCTTTTTAATTCAAAAGAAAAAGCCATCTCAGCTATTAAAAAAAGTCTTAAAGAAGACGATTGTATTAAGGTTATTTATAAAAATGAAAAGGTTATAGGATTGTTAATTACATATACTAGGAATAAAAAACCTAAATTTCATTTCAGCTCTCTTAAACTATTATTTATTGCCATATTAGATTATTTTGTTATTTGTGACATCAAAAAAGATGATATCTATATTGCAGAAATAGCTATTGTTGAAAATCAAAGGTCAAAGGGTTATGGAACTAAGGTCATTAAAGATGTTATTGATTATGCACGAAAGAAGGGTTATAAAAGAGTTATTTTAGATGCTGATTTCAGAAATCTGAAAGCAAAAGCATTATATGAAAGGTTAGGCTTTAAAGTTTTTAATAAAAAATCTTTTTTAAAAAGAGGCATGTATAATATGGAGTATGAAATTTCTTAA
- a CDS encoding metallophosphoesterase translates to MTKIVHMSDLHIGFANFREDILLNTINKINKLNPEAVVISGDITDNGYYREFVKVKEYLDLLIPPTIVIPGNHDARNIGDEVFEEIIGDRYSTLDLEESNIKIIGLDSSEPDLDHGKIGRLQKRFLEREIKDAEDRNMFIIITVHHHIISIPNTGRERNVLSDAGDVLLLLLENNVNLVLSGHKHVPHVWKMNNTIFSTAGTVSSMKLRGNTHPSYNIIDINDDKVQITLVNNDGSTEVLTPP, encoded by the coding sequence ATGACAAAAATAGTTCATATGTCTGATTTACATATAGGTTTTGCAAATTTTAGAGAAGATATTCTTTTGAATACCATTAATAAGATTAATAAGTTAAATCCAGAAGCAGTTGTAATATCTGGAGACATAACAGATAACGGATATTATAGGGAATTTGTTAAAGTTAAGGAATATCTTGATTTATTAATACCTCCAACAATTGTTATCCCCGGAAATCATGATGCCAGAAATATTGGTGATGAAGTCTTTGAAGAAATTATTGGTGATCGTTACAGTACATTAGACTTGGAGGAGTCTAATATTAAAATAATAGGTTTAGATAGTAGTGAGCCTGATTTAGATCATGGAAAAATTGGCAGGTTACAGAAAAGATTTTTGGAAAGGGAAATTAAGGATGCTGAAGACAGAAATATGTTCATTATTATTACTGTTCATCATCATATTATTTCTATTCCTAATACTGGACGGGAAAGAAATGTGTTGAGTGATGCGGGTGATGTTCTCTTATTGTTACTTGAGAATAATGTTAATTTAGTGTTGTCAGGACATAAACATGTGCCGCATGTGTGGAAGATGAATAATACTATCTTTTCTACTGCAGGAACTGTGTCTTCAATGAAACTACGTGGAAACACCCACCCTTCATATAATATTATAGATATTAATGATGATAAAGTGCAAATTACTTTGGTTAATAATGATGGTTCTACTGAAGTATTAACACCACCATAA
- a CDS encoding undecaprenyl-diphosphate phosphatase, with product MIIILDIISAIILGAVQGLSEFLPISSSGHLALIPHLLGVQTGLEFDTVLHIGTLVAIFSFFWKDIINLIKGFLLSLIDLTEGFDKFKFELRKVPEKRFAWLIIIGTIPTGIMGILLKDLIETIFRGTIFIGFFLIITGLLLYYSERHSSGNITAKDMSFKQSVIIGICQGLAVLPGISRSGSTIASGLCLGLEREYAARYSFLLSVPAVIGAGLIQVKDIATLDIPFMVLLAGFISSVVFGYLAIKLLMKMIKGWSLDIFAYYCWIVGALTLILSLVF from the coding sequence GTGATTATTATTTTAGATATTATCAGTGCCATAATACTAGGTGCTGTACAGGGACTTAGTGAATTTTTGCCAATAAGTAGTTCAGGTCACTTAGCATTAATACCGCACCTTTTAGGTGTACAAACCGGCCTAGAATTTGATACTGTCCTACATATAGGTACGTTAGTAGCAATATTTTCATTCTTCTGGAAAGATATAATAAATTTGATAAAAGGTTTTTTACTTAGCTTAATTGATTTGACGGAAGGCTTTGACAAGTTCAAATTTGAATTACGAAAAGTTCCAGAAAAACGTTTTGCATGGCTAATTATAATAGGTACCATACCAACAGGTATAATGGGAATATTATTAAAGGATCTTATTGAAACAATATTCAGGGGAACAATATTCATTGGATTTTTCTTAATAATAACAGGTTTATTATTATATTACTCTGAAAGGCATTCTTCAGGTAATATTACTGCAAAGGACATGTCTTTTAAGCAGTCAGTAATTATTGGTATATGTCAAGGACTTGCAGTATTACCTGGTATTTCAAGATCTGGTTCAACTATTGCATCAGGATTATGTCTTGGTTTAGAAAGAGAATATGCTGCAAGGTACAGTTTCCTATTATCTGTTCCTGCGGTAATTGGTGCAGGATTAATTCAAGTAAAAGATATTGCAACTCTTGATATTCCATTCATGGTATTATTAGCAGGATTTATATCTTCAGTAGTCTTTGGTTATCTTGCTATTAAATTACTTATGAAAATGATTAAAGGTTGGAGTTTAGACATTTTTGCATATTACTGTTGGATTGTAGGAGCTTTAACATTAATTTTATCATTAGTTTTCTAA
- the surE gene encoding 5'/3'-nucleotidase SurE codes for MKILITNDDGVNSEGILALNNAVKDLAETTVVAPAQQQSGVGHAITLMKPLRAIPTKIDENTEAYAVTGTPTDCVILGSKNLMQEEPDLVISGINVGENLARSITTSGTLGATFEAAYFGIPAIAVSLQVKHEELKFKDGVKSIDYSFAEKIVRKLVKKVLEHGMPEGANILNLNIPAHPVSEEIVQVKLANKMYDTDVEKRLDPYGNPYYWIVGGLIMEEDGNTDVHTLRVKNKSTITALSTDMTTCIDLSKWLTD; via the coding sequence ATGAAAATTTTAATAACAAATGATGATGGAGTAAATTCAGAGGGAATCTTAGCATTAAATAATGCTGTAAAAGACTTGGCAGAAACAACAGTAGTAGCACCAGCTCAACAGCAAAGTGGTGTGGGTCATGCAATAACACTTATGAAACCATTAAGGGCAATACCAACTAAGATTGATGAAAATACAGAAGCATATGCTGTGACTGGAACACCAACAGATTGTGTAATACTGGGATCCAAAAATTTGATGCAGGAAGAACCGGACCTTGTAATTTCTGGTATTAATGTTGGAGAAAATCTTGCAAGATCAATAACAACATCTGGAACATTGGGAGCTACATTTGAAGCAGCTTATTTTGGAATACCTGCTATTGCTGTTAGTTTGCAGGTTAAACATGAGGAACTAAAATTTAAGGATGGTGTAAAAAGCATAGATTATAGTTTTGCTGAAAAGATTGTGCGAAAATTAGTTAAAAAGGTATTGGAGCATGGAATGCCTGAAGGAGCAAATATTTTGAATTTGAACATACCAGCACACCCTGTGTCTGAGGAGATAGTGCAGGTAAAGTTAGCAAATAAGATGTATGATACTGATGTGGAAAAGAGATTGGATCCTTATGGTAATCCTTATTATTGGATAGTTGGTGGATTAATAATGGAAGAAGATGGAAATACTGATGTTCATACATTACGTGTTAAAAATAAGTCAACTATAACAGCATTATCCACTGATATGACAACCTGTATTGATCTTAGTAAATGGTTAACAGATTAA
- a CDS encoding restriction endonuclease, whose product MEKKRLIKFIATIMEDSGFNTQTNYQVENQVIDIYGTLETSVGQVGVVVACKNYEEPWKVGLDVLKEMEKAAKAVKASKIIVFSTNTFSHGAAVYAQKRNIKLVDKKGLMKIAQNYSQKQRVVSEPVVDEDDFDYDDYYYETSSRPASLTPNRGTNSHAIFSGRLSRNHDNGSVNQLQSTLYNQPRSYLSSTTSRTPDLRSKIPAININGMLEFFSEHTIIYLLVLLIIASLVSFILNRVTSGPFTGVGKIAASAIICYGGLLLVDRDISNVIFQGSIILFVSIIISIMTLTV is encoded by the coding sequence TTGGAAAAAAAACGCTTAATCAAGTTTATTGCCACTATTATGGAAGATAGTGGCTTTAATACGCAAACAAACTATCAGGTAGAAAATCAGGTAATAGACATATACGGAACATTAGAAACATCCGTCGGCCAAGTAGGAGTAGTTGTTGCATGTAAAAACTATGAAGAACCATGGAAAGTAGGATTAGATGTTTTAAAGGAAATGGAAAAAGCTGCAAAAGCTGTTAAAGCTTCTAAAATAATTGTATTCAGCACCAATACATTTTCACACGGAGCAGCAGTATACGCACAAAAACGTAACATTAAACTAGTTGACAAGAAAGGCCTAATGAAAATTGCACAAAATTACTCACAAAAACAAAGAGTAGTTTCTGAACCAGTTGTAGACGAGGACGACTTTGACTATGATGACTACTATTATGAAACTTCATCAAGACCTGCAAGTCTAACTCCCAACAGAGGCACCAATTCCCATGCAATATTCTCAGGAAGATTATCTAGAAATCATGACAATGGCAGTGTCAACCAACTCCAAAGTACCCTATACAACCAACCAAGAAGTTACCTGAGCAGCACAACAAGCAGAACACCAGACCTTCGTAGCAAAATACCAGCAATTAACATTAACGGAATGTTAGAATTCTTCTCCGAACATACCATAATATACTTATTAGTATTATTAATAATTGCATCATTAGTCTCATTTATTCTTAACAGAGTAACAAGCGGACCATTCACAGGTGTTGGAAAAATAGCAGCTAGCGCAATAATCTGCTATGGCGGTCTACTACTAGTAGATAGAGACATATCCAATGTAATATTCCAAGGAAGCATAATACTATTTGTTAGCATAATAATATCAATAATGACATTAACCGTCTAA
- a CDS encoding bifunctional N(6)-L-threonylcarbamoyladenine synthase/serine/threonine protein kinase has translation MICLGIEGTAEKTGIGIVDNEGNILATCGDQLYPEVGGIHPREAANFHAEHIVPLIKEALKESNLTLNDIDLVSFAKGPGLGPALRTVATAARSLAQNINVPLIGVNHCIGHVEIGKLTTGAKDPVTLYTSGGNTQIISYETGRYRIIGETLDIAIGNCLDQFSRDVGLGHPGGPIVEKHALNTDKTIELPYVVKGMDLSFSGILTSAINKYKQGVDLDVVCNSFQETCFAMLCEVTERALSYTGKTEVLLCGGVAANKKLREMLKQMCEEHYVDFYMPPMKYCGDNGSMIARLGLLSYNQGQTGIENSYINPKYRTDQVDVTWINKKVEHNLELPSDIRFKGAEADISEILWDDEEAIIKKRVSKNYRTRELDNKLRIERTKEEAKLLHDCKKYGVKTPFIYSVDLKNYDIIMQKVCANQLQEKILEKPGNLEQILNNIGMMVRRMHDGEIIHGDLTTANILIQDDSPVFIDFGLGKYSNLLEDKGTDLLVFKKSLTTIVPDESEKYFTYFLEGYDSEEVVKKIEEIEKRGRYL, from the coding sequence GTGATATGTTTAGGTATTGAAGGAACAGCAGAAAAAACAGGAATTGGTATAGTAGATAATGAAGGTAACATACTTGCAACATGTGGTGACCAATTATATCCAGAAGTAGGAGGTATACATCCAAGAGAAGCAGCAAATTTCCATGCAGAACACATTGTTCCACTAATAAAAGAAGCACTCAAGGAATCCAATCTCACATTAAATGATATTGACTTAGTATCATTTGCAAAAGGTCCAGGACTAGGACCAGCACTTAGAACAGTTGCAACAGCAGCAAGAAGCTTGGCACAAAACATTAACGTACCACTTATAGGAGTAAATCATTGCATAGGACACGTAGAAATTGGAAAACTCACTACAGGAGCAAAAGACCCAGTGACACTATACACTAGTGGTGGAAACACTCAGATAATAAGTTACGAGACAGGAAGATACAGGATTATTGGTGAAACATTAGACATAGCTATCGGAAACTGTCTAGACCAGTTCAGCAGAGATGTTGGACTAGGACATCCCGGTGGGCCCATAGTTGAAAAACATGCACTCAACACTGATAAAACAATTGAATTACCCTATGTAGTTAAGGGTATGGACTTATCATTCAGTGGAATATTGACAAGTGCAATTAATAAATACAAACAGGGAGTAGACCTTGATGTGGTATGTAACAGTTTTCAGGAAACCTGTTTTGCAATGCTATGTGAGGTTACTGAAAGAGCACTTAGTTACACTGGAAAGACGGAAGTCTTACTATGTGGTGGAGTAGCTGCTAATAAAAAACTAAGGGAAATGTTAAAACAGATGTGTGAAGAACATTATGTAGACTTTTATATGCCGCCAATGAAGTACTGTGGAGATAATGGTTCTATGATAGCAAGGTTAGGATTACTATCATACAATCAGGGACAAACAGGTATAGAAAACAGTTACATTAATCCAAAATACCGGACAGACCAGGTAGATGTAACATGGATAAATAAAAAAGTGGAACATAATCTAGAACTGCCAAGTGATATCAGATTTAAGGGAGCAGAGGCAGACATATCTGAGATACTATGGGATGATGAAGAGGCAATTATCAAAAAAAGAGTATCAAAAAATTACAGAACAAGAGAATTAGATAATAAATTACGCATAGAAAGAACCAAGGAAGAAGCCAAATTATTACATGACTGCAAAAAGTATGGTGTGAAAACGCCATTCATATACTCAGTAGACTTAAAAAATTATGATATTATAATGCAAAAAGTATGTGCAAATCAGCTGCAAGAAAAAATCTTGGAAAAACCAGGAAATCTTGAACAGATACTAAACAATATTGGTATGATGGTAAGGAGAATGCATGATGGTGAAATAATTCATGGGGATCTAACAACTGCAAACATATTAATACAGGATGATAGTCCAGTATTCATAGACTTTGGTCTAGGCAAATACAGTAATCTTTTAGAGGATAAGGGAACGGACTTACTAGTATTCAAGAAGTCATTAACAACAATAGTACCTGATGAATCTGAAAAATATTTCACATACTTTTTAGAAGGTTATGACAGTGAAGAAGTAGTTAAAAAAATAGAAGAAATAGAAAAAAGAGGAAGATACCTCTAA